A stretch of the Lolium perenne isolate Kyuss_39 chromosome 3, Kyuss_2.0, whole genome shotgun sequence genome encodes the following:
- the LOC127318351 gene encoding uncharacterized protein, protein MGSSSSWSTPAFGSSCSTTAFGSSYSTPAFGSSCPTPAFGPPFTTPAFGLMSPNPAFGLSPSGPFDSFGSSWSTQAVGQHPNIFRTPMPHQHAPFPPTPFGATIGQHSSSVPGFTMSSTPPFGVPSMPSPFVSLPSPFGSFDRVSEKGSRVSAYSKTADGETPFYFQSISAMPVYNSKSHEELRHEDYQRGDKGNPSLPKSMVPSANHPWQPQPPVQLLEDLSEAHVKPSVVPQSTTQGFSCNTNNPFWLRSAGSQPPVFSFPPSSSAPAGPPLFSVPLSNHPWQPQPPVQPLKYPSEAHVKPSVGPQSTTQGFGCNTNNPFWLRSVGPQPPVFSFPPSSSAPATSRENIFSNTASYRAPDTSFTQGGSLLSSSVSHSAPAPSPNGQCTSINIDHSKKAVELLLPIDITTVRIRFYPRNDDTGSLASQVHNVRASPTPVSFSIYPGENQDLTIRSVEQPASQTGKTSSSTGPAGEQKGNISDVPLTDRSPFGAPGCEVISESVLPRLYKADYYTLPSIAELAARECQEPGSCSHVKDFTVGRHGYGSVKFEGETDVRMLDITSIVEFKDREINAYMDESKRPPVGQELNKPAEITLLNVKCVDQKTGLQLMEGPAVDAYKEVLAQWTKSHDAEFISFDPVKGEWKFSVKKL, encoded by the exons ATGGGTTCTTCTTCATCTTGGTCCACCCCAGCCTTCGGATCATCTTGCTCTACCACAGCCTTCGGATCATCTTACTCTACACCCGCCTTCGGATCATCTTGCCCAACCCCAGCCTTCGGACCACCTTTCACTACCCCAGCCTTCGGATTGATGTCACCCAACCCGGCCTTTGGGTTGTCTCCATCGGGGCCCTTTGATT CCTTCGGATCATCATGGTCTACCCAAGCCGTTGGGCAACATCCCAACATCTTCAGAACACCCATGCCCCATCAGCACGCACCTTTTCCGCCCACACCATTTGGCG CTACAATAGGCCAACACTCTTCATCTGTTCCTGGGTTTACGATGTCATCCACTCCGCCCTTTGGGGTGCCATCTATGCCTTCTCCATTTGTGTCCTTGCCTTCTCCATTTGGGTCCTTTGATC GAGTGTCTGAAAAAGGCAGCAGGGTTTCTGCTTATTCCAAgactgctgatggtgagactcctTTCTATTTCCAATCTATTTCAGCAATGCCTGTATACAACAGCAAATCTCATGAGGAGCTTCGACATGAAGATTATCAGAGAGGAGACAAAG GGAATCCCAGCCTGCCGAAAAGCATGGTTCCTTCGGCTAATCATCCATGGCAGCCCCAGCCCCCAGTGCAGCTTTTGGAAGATCTAAGTGAAGCTCATGTGAAGCCATCTGTGGTACCACAATCCACAACACAAGGTTTCAGTTGTAACACCAACAACCCATTTTGGTTGCGCTCTGCAGGATCCCAGCCACCAGTGTTCTCATTTCCTCCTTCAAGCTCCGCTCCTGCAGGCCCACCATTATTTTCGGTTCCTTTGTCTAATCATCCATGGCAGCCCCAGCCCCCAGTGCAGCCCTTGAAATATCCAAGTGAAGCTCATGTGAAGCCATCTGTGGGACCACAATCCACAACACAAGGTTTCGGTTGTAACACCAACAACCCATTTTGGTTGCGCTCTGTAGGACCCCAGCCACCAGTGTTCTCATTTCCTCCTTCAAGCTCCGCTCCTGCAACTTCTAGGGAAAACATATTCAGTAACACAGCGTCATATAGAGCTCCTGATACATCGTTTACC CAAGGAGGAAGTTTACTCAGCTCTTCAGTCTCCCATTCAGCACCAGCTCCGTCACCAAATGGTCAATGCACTTCT ATAAATATTGATCATTCCAAGAAAGCTGTAGAGTTGCTACTACCAATTGACATTACTACTGTCAGGATTAGATTTTATCCGAGGAATGATGATACTGGAAGTCTTGCTTCACAG GTTCATAATGTTCGAGCTTCACCAACACCTGTTTCTTTCTCTATCTATCCTGGAGAGAACCAAGACCTGACTATCCGATCAGTGGAGCAGCCTGCGAGTCAAACTGGGAAAACATCCAGTTCAACAG GACCTGCCGGGGAACAGAAAGGGAATATCAGTGATGTTCCCCTGACTGATAGATCTCCATTTGGTGCCCCTGGCTGCGAAGTGATCAGTGAGAGTGTGCTACCTCGGCTCTACAAGGCCGACTACTACACCTTGCCATCAATCGCGGAGCTTGCTGCACGAGAATGTCAGGAGCCAGGTAGTTGCTCACATGTGAAGGACTTCACAGTCGGCAGACATGGCTATGGCAGCGTGAAGTTTGAAGGCGAAACTGATGTGAGGATGCTAGACATCACATCCATCGTGGAGTTCAAGGACCGTGAGATTAATGCCTACATGGATGAGAGCAAGAGACCTCCTGTTGGGCAGGAGCTCAACAAGCCTGCAGAGATCACTCTTCTGAATGTGAAATGCGTCGATCAGAAGACTGGGTTGCAGTTAATGGAAGGGCCAGCAGTCGATGCATATAAGGAGGTTCTGGCGCAATGGACCAAGAGTCACGATGCTGAATTCATATCGTTTGATCCCGTGAAGGGGGAGTGGAAGTTTAGTGTTAAGAAACTCTAA
- the LOC127318353 gene encoding uncharacterized protein — protein NDKSSYLDVVEISDSSGYSDVIEIDDSSNCNPGRRRKRRKSPIDTGDGLNCRTVQLHQESLPNSAQNTSSNQCVLLALGLEEASHVLSNNEGAPLTPLSCYPDLMMQPLQVLPTLNERKELPLSDHVCSEAEPVAPYDSTARDGIQEMCQEVTEAKILLADDCDEVPDTFSLTSQNSKQSIGDPVHGKASSMRQLSRNSEVSIYLKIGSSSSAEQFLPSKGMEVPERCKKTHDVMGMVNNIAGICLKEKDNFMNCMPCPNSEGSSSLAHPGRILVHPAMTMDLSAFMPAPNSNGLPPELVTSSLLLALLNKMEVFTRLPQNLHFSKLLQDSHPELREGKAIGLVISFSHLAESIQNMRIQDDDNKFQQKMSSLAELEENGFEVGTLKERLENLLRIKSRHMDFKGKKAILEHDILEKEGAYNKVEQKVGILDIGIKELERMLLHAQEEKASLVEQKSAIGLEISKLQGDACRAEELYMSAERDFGRTGGTATAPWEACLPADNTASDLVLATTTCSI, from the exons AACGACAAATCTTCATACCTTGATGTGGTTGAAATTAGTGATAGCTCTGGATACAGTGATGTTATTGAAATCGACGACAGTTCCAATTGTAACCCTGGCAGGAGAAGGAAAAGGCGGAAAAGTCCCATTGACACAGGAGATGGGCTTAATTGCAGGACTGTTCAACTTCATCAAGAATCATTGCCCAATTCAGCACAAAATACTTCGTCTAACCAATGTGTGTTGCTAGCTTTGGGACTAGAGGAGGCATCACATGTTCTTTCCAATAACGAGGGTGCTCCACTAACTCCTCTGTCATGCTACCCAGATTTAATGATGCAGCCACTTCAAGTGCTCCCTACATTGAATGAAAGAAAAGAACTGCCACTTTCGGATCATGTTTGTTCTGAAGCTGAGCCAGTGGCACCTTATGATTCTACGGCTAGAGATGGCATTCAGGAAATGTGCCAAGAAGTTACAGAG GCTAAGATTTTGTTGGCTGATGACTGCGATGAAGTACCAGACACCTTTTCATTAACTTCCCAAAACA GTAAGCAGAGCATTGGTGATCCAGTACATGGAAAAGCCAGCTCAATGAGACAACTGTCAAGAAATTCTGAGGTCTCAATTTATCTGAAAATAGGGTCATCTTCATCTGCAGAACAG TTTCTTCCATCAAAGGGTATGGAAGTACCCGAGCGATGTAAAAAGACCCATGATGTG ATGGGAATGGTGAACAACATTGCAGGCATCTGTCTCAAGGAAAAagataacttcatgaactgtatgCCTTGCCCAAACTCAGAAG GGTCTTCCTCATTGGCGCATCCTGGTAGGATACTGGTGCATCCTGCTATGACCATGGATCTATCCGCCTTTATGCCAGCACCTAACAGCAATGGTCTTCCTCCTGAACTCGTTACAAGTTCTTTGCTGTTGGCACTCCTCAATAAAATGGAGGTCTTCACAAGGCTACCACAAAATCTACACTTCAGTAAGCTGCTGCAGGATTCCCACCCAGAATTGCGTGAAGGAAAGGCTATAGGACTTGTGATTTCATTTTCCCATTTGGCCGAGAGCATACAAAATATGCGAATTCAGGACGACGATAACAAATTTCAGCAGAAAATGAGCAGCCTTGCAGAGCTGGAAGAGAATGGGTTTGAAGTTGGCACCCTGAAGGAGCGTCTCGAGAACCTGCTCCGTATTAAGAGTCGTCACATGGATTTCAAGGGCAAGAAGGCGATTCTGGAACATGATATACTTGAGAAGGAAGGAGCATACAACAAAGTTGAACAAAAGGTGGGAATACTAGACATAGGCATCAAGGAGCTGGAGCGAATGCTTTTGCATGCTCAAGAGGAGAAGGCATCGCTCGTGGAGCAGAAATCAGCAATAGGTTTAGAAATCTCCAAGCTCCAAGGGGATGCTTGTCGAGCTGAGGAGTTATATATGTCCGCGGAGAGAGATTTCGGACGCACTGGCGGCACTGCCACTGCACCGTGGGAAGCATGCTTGCCTGCTGACAATACTGCCTCTGACTTGGTGCTTGCTACTACAACTTGCTCTATATAA
- the LOC127318352 gene encoding DUF724 domain-containing protein 3-like, with protein MAPVEEEGTVGSGGGLLRRYAVGSEVEVQIADRGFHGAYYEAIVTARLPGSGGYEVVYSTLVEDGGGGPLREAVAPANVRPRPSPLPPPGAARCDLNVFDMVEAYHNEGWWPGVVSGAWPASTVTEPRYAVSLPTREVVEVVASLVRPRRVFVRGRWMDMQDVVPRVPLYDEGSNVEVICPQGKQGIMTATVIKMVDSANYVVQHGDSKRSILVLHSRYIRPPPDFDRLKFQYNLEPSAEVEVYQDGTWLPGVISEIGSCESSKYAVRVKNHNNADEEDYTLVSSAFLRPCCKWDGQQWRLSSTKASYQLHKKHARKRKYTLSIENSLSPVFLTPGGDSDRNSFVRNKRMRTDNVRNEGLHMRHSLHPNEVTTGSSSKGDIDMEAPADKHTTMMENLDNEIEAKGKECMPESKIVLNMSCKHGDRKKRNCLTKAFANTR; from the exons ATGGCgcccgtggaggaggaggggactgtgggcagcggcggcggccttcTCCGGCGCTACGCCGTGGGGTCCGAGGTCGAGGTGCAGATTGCCGACCGCGGCTTCCACGGCGCCTACTACGAAGCCATCGTCACCGCGCGCCTCCCCGGCTCCGGCGGCTACGAGGTAGTATACTCAACCCTagtcgaggacggcggcggcggcccactGCGGGAGGCCGTAGCTCCGGCGAACGTGCGGCCGAGGCCGTCGCCACTGCCTCCCCCGGGCGCGGCGCGGTGCGACCTCAACGTCTTTGACATGGTGGAGGCGTACCACAATGAGGGGTGGTGGCCGGGGGTCGTGTCCGGCGCGTGGCCTGCGTCGACCGTGACGGAGCCGCGGTACGCCGTGTCGCTCCCAACTCGGGAGGTGGTGGAAGTTGTGGCTTCGCTTGTCCGTCCGCGGCGAGTATTCGTGCGCGGGCGCTGGATGGATATGCAGGACGTG GTTCCAAGAGTGCCACTGTATGATGAGGGGAGCAATGTGGAAGTAATATGTCCTCAAGGAAAGCAGGGTATTATGACTGCTACTGTCATTAAGATGGTTGACTCTGCAAACTATGTAGTTCAGCATGGGGATAGTAAACGCTCAATTCTGGTCCTACATTCTCGTTACATCCGGCCGCCACCAGACTTTGATAGATTAAAGTTTCAATATAACTTGGAGCCATCTGCAGAGGTGGAAGTGTATCAGGATGGTACTTGGTTACCGGGTGTCATTTCAGAAATTGGAAGTTGTGAATCTAGCAAATATGCAGTAAGGGTGAAAAATCACAACAACGCTGATGAGGAGGACTACACACTTGTGTCGAGTGCATTCCTCAGACCCTGCTGCAAATGGGATGGACAGCAATGGAGGCTTTCCTCAACAAAGGCATCTTACCAGCTTCACAAG AAACATGCTAGGAAAAGAAAGTATACACTTTCTATTGAAAACAGCCTATCACCAGTATTCTTGACACCTGGTGGAGATAGTGATCGGAATAGCTTTGTCCGTAACAAAAGGATGAGGACAGATAACGTGAGAAATGAAGGGCTACACATGAGGCATTCTTTACATCCTAATGAAGTTACAACTGGATCATCATCAAAGGGTGACATAGATATGGAAGCTCCCGCAGATAAGCACACCACGATGATGGAAAATCTGGACAATGAAATTGAGGCAAAGGGTAAGGAGTGCATGCCGGAATCTAAAATAGTGCTAAACATGAGTTGCAAACATGGCGATCGGAAAAAGCGAAACTGTCTGACGAAG GCATTTGCTAATACAAGATGA